Proteins found in one Nostoc sp. NIES-3756 genomic segment:
- a CDS encoding CheR family methyltransferase produces the protein MTYSDGEALLRRKIGLDAGSIGSVSIAKAIDQRMADGKITDIANYLEQVQKSHLEWEALVDSVIVPETWFFRERESFKFLQQYIQSEWWKTQPKRVLRILSVPCSTGEEPYSIAIALLEAGLNQANFHIDAIDISKKCLLTAQRAIYEKYSFRGNSLSFQERYFQLTEAGYQLCEQVRNLVHFRQANLADSDFMLGAAPYDIIFCRNLLIYFDRSTKERTIRTLERLLISEGLLFVGHAETGLLLNSRFTMVPYPLTFAYRKGNVSRPVGKHCSLSDRQKHRPIQAKQRITHKPQPQQQPSLLDTAKTLADQGFLAQACQLCQDYLNTNLVCVEAYLLLGQVQQAMGETEQAAASFQKAIYLQPNHEEALIHLALLREHQGDTANAHLLWQRIQRIRDRQ, from the coding sequence ATGACGTATTCTGATGGTGAGGCTTTATTAAGGCGTAAAATTGGTCTAGATGCAGGTTCAATAGGCTCTGTTAGTATTGCTAAAGCTATTGACCAGAGGATGGCAGATGGCAAAATTACAGATATAGCCAACTATTTGGAACAAGTTCAGAAATCTCATCTGGAATGGGAAGCTTTGGTGGATAGTGTGATTGTTCCAGAAACTTGGTTTTTTCGGGAGCGAGAATCTTTTAAGTTTTTGCAACAATATATTCAGTCTGAGTGGTGGAAGACTCAGCCTAAAAGAGTATTGCGGATTTTGAGTGTGCCGTGTTCTACTGGGGAAGAGCCTTATTCAATTGCGATCGCTCTTTTGGAAGCTGGGTTAAATCAGGCTAACTTTCACATTGATGCTATTGATATTAGTAAAAAGTGTTTGTTAACGGCTCAAAGGGCAATTTACGAAAAATATTCCTTTCGTGGCAATAGTTTATCTTTTCAAGAACGGTATTTTCAATTAACCGAGGCAGGATACCAACTGTGTGAACAGGTAAGAAATTTAGTGCATTTTCGCCAAGCTAATTTAGCTGATAGCGATTTTATGCTTGGTGCAGCACCCTACGATATTATCTTTTGCCGCAACTTGCTAATTTATTTTGACCGCAGTACCAAAGAACGCACTATCCGCACTTTGGAGCGTTTACTGATTTCGGAGGGTTTGTTATTCGTTGGTCATGCGGAAACGGGTTTGTTACTGAACTCCCGCTTTACTATGGTTCCCTACCCTTTGACTTTCGCTTATCGCAAAGGGAATGTTTCTCGTCCTGTAGGAAAACATTGTAGTTTAAGCGATCGCCAAAAGCACCGTCCAATTCAAGCAAAACAGCGCATCACTCACAAACCGCAGCCACAACAGCAGCCAAGCTTGCTAGATACTGCCAAAACTTTAGCTGACCAAGGCTTCCTTGCACAAGCCTGCCAATTGTGTCAAGACTATCTCAATACCAATTTGGTTTGCGTTGAAGCCTATTTACTGCTTGGTCAAGTGCAACAAGCTATGGGTGAAACTGAACAAGCAGCTGCATCTTTTCAAAAGGCAATTTATCTACAACCAAATCACGAAGAAGCTTTAATTCATTTAGCATTACTACGAGAACATCAAGGAGATACAGCAAATGCTCATCTCCTTTGGCAACGCATTCAACGAATACGTGATAGGCAATAA
- a CDS encoding methyl-accepting chemotaxis protein, with protein MQQGLKLNQFVILGSSLIIILTCITTYITKRTNQELVNNANVVSESYFLQVNLKDLEKLILDAETGQRGFIITNKEEYLEPFYKAKEQLSNRLNEINRQLKNSNRKVDNFYKIEELSMEKIKISEDTIQLKKQGKEKELMNYFLVNRGKKITDAINKEVDSILEKENEILEGRQKQVNQMQAFSDIVIWISFLLLVLTVVTVCLAIILIPGRALNNSLQNAFTLAEKVSKGDLTVEVEASTNDVIGKLMLTLKDMAKNLSNLIKQVQQSGIQATSSATQVAASGKQLEATLTEQVASTNEVAAAAKEISATSRELVKTMEEVAVMSQSTTIAASDSQKDLLRMETTMRQLAEATNSIAARLGVISEKANNINNIVVTITKVADQTNLLSLNAAIEAEKAGEYGLGFAVVAREIRRLADQTAVATLDIEQMVKQMQSSVSTGVMEMDKFATEVGRSVEDVANISTQVGQIIEQVQDLTPRFEVVSQGMETQSQGAQQISEAMTQLSNTSVQTASSLREINNAISQLNQVAHGLRQEISRFKVIGQ; from the coding sequence ATGCAACAAGGCTTAAAACTTAATCAATTTGTAATCCTTGGCTCTAGCTTGATAATTATATTAACCTGTATTACTACTTACATTACAAAAAGAACAAATCAAGAACTAGTAAATAATGCTAATGTAGTCAGCGAATCTTACTTTTTACAAGTCAATTTGAAAGACTTAGAGAAACTTATATTAGATGCTGAAACAGGACAGAGGGGATTTATTATTACTAACAAAGAAGAATACTTGGAGCCATTTTATAAAGCCAAAGAACAGTTAAGCAATCGTTTAAACGAAATTAATCGGCAATTAAAAAATAGTAATAGAAAAGTTGATAATTTTTATAAAATTGAAGAATTGTCTATGGAAAAAATTAAAATTTCTGAAGATACGATTCAACTGAAGAAACAAGGAAAAGAAAAAGAATTGATGAATTATTTTTTAGTAAATAGGGGCAAAAAAATAACAGATGCAATTAACAAAGAAGTTGATAGTATTCTAGAAAAAGAGAATGAAATTTTAGAAGGGCGGCAAAAGCAAGTCAATCAAATGCAAGCTTTCTCTGACATAGTTATCTGGATAAGTTTTTTACTTCTTGTTTTAACAGTAGTCACAGTTTGTCTTGCTATTATTTTAATTCCTGGACGCGCTTTGAACAATTCTTTACAAAATGCTTTCACTCTAGCAGAAAAAGTTTCTAAAGGTGATTTAACAGTTGAGGTAGAAGCAAGTACAAATGATGTCATTGGTAAGCTGATGCTGACTTTAAAAGATATGGCAAAAAACCTCAGTAATCTTATCAAACAAGTACAACAATCTGGTATTCAAGCAACATCTTCTGCAACACAAGTAGCAGCATCAGGTAAACAACTAGAAGCAACATTAACAGAGCAAGTAGCATCTACTAATGAAGTGGCGGCGGCGGCAAAAGAAATTTCTGCTACTTCCAGAGAACTGGTAAAAACAATGGAAGAAGTCGCTGTTATGTCACAAAGTACGACAATAGCAGCCAGCGACAGCCAAAAAGATTTGTTACGCATGGAAACAACGATGCGCCAACTAGCAGAAGCCACTAATTCTATTGCGGCTAGGCTCGGAGTAATTAGTGAAAAGGCTAACAATATTAATAATATTGTGGTCACAATTACTAAAGTTGCAGACCAAACAAATTTACTTTCTTTAAATGCGGCAATTGAAGCAGAAAAAGCAGGAGAATATGGTTTGGGTTTTGCTGTGGTGGCTCGGGAAATTCGCCGTTTAGCAGACCAAACCGCAGTCGCTACTCTGGACATTGAACAGATGGTTAAACAAATGCAATCTTCTGTTTCTACAGGAGTGATGGAAATGGATAAGTTCGCCACAGAAGTAGGACGGAGTGTGGAAGATGTAGCTAATATCAGTACTCAGGTAGGACAAATTATTGAGCAAGTACAAGATTTAACACCAAGATTTGAAGTTGTCAGTCAAGGGATGGAAACTCAATCTCAAGGAGCGCAACAAATTAGTGAGGCGATGACGCAATTAAGCAATACTTCTGTTCAAACTGCTAGTTCTTTGAGGGAGATTAATAATGCTATTTCTCAACTCAATCAAGTTGCTCATGGTTTGAGACAAGAAATTTCTCGGTTTAAAGTTATTGGTCAATAG
- a CDS encoding chemotaxis protein CheW, whose product MNNCYHLIGIAGDRTCPELANFIHCRNCPVYSNIGRQLLERPISANYRHEWSELFSEKWGKSDTLTTTETLTVVIFRLQREWLALSVGVFRETISPKSIHTLPHRSNQILRGLVNIRGELQLCVSLTHLLNLATTDTSVTALSPVVYPRMVVVEKAGSVWVFPVDELYGVQRFYPHELRDTPNSLTATNHSFTRGFFYWQGNSLGYLDEELLFTTLDKKVWR is encoded by the coding sequence ATGAATAATTGTTATCATCTTATCGGTATTGCTGGCGATCGCACTTGTCCAGAGTTAGCGAATTTTATCCATTGTCGTAACTGTCCTGTTTATTCAAATATTGGTCGTCAGTTATTAGAGCGTCCCATATCAGCAAATTATCGTCATGAGTGGAGTGAGCTATTTTCTGAGAAATGGGGAAAGTCTGACACCTTAACTACGACAGAAACTCTTACAGTTGTTATCTTTCGTTTGCAAAGGGAATGGTTGGCGCTTTCTGTGGGAGTTTTTCGAGAAACCATATCACCTAAATCAATTCATACCCTACCCCATCGCAGTAACCAAATATTGCGAGGCTTGGTTAATATTCGGGGTGAATTACAATTGTGTGTTTCGTTGACTCACTTGCTGAATTTGGCAACGACTGATACCTCTGTGACAGCCTTAAGTCCTGTGGTGTATCCGCGTATGGTGGTAGTAGAGAAGGCTGGTAGTGTTTGGGTATTTCCTGTAGATGAACTCTACGGTGTACAGCGATTTTATCCCCATGAATTACGAGATACACCAAATAGCTTGACGGCAACAAATCACAGCTTTACTAGAGGATTTTTCTATTGGCAGGGTAATAGTTTGGGTTATTTGGATGAGGAATTATTATTCACCACCTTAGATAAAAAGGTTTGGCGATGA
- a CDS encoding hybrid sensor histidine kinase/response regulator — protein sequence MTKEIDYSQFSLLDLFSMEVKTQVAILNDHLLSLENQPQPQEELAALMRATHSIKGAARIVQLNSVVTLAHGMEDCFVAAQAGEIQLTPADIDVLLAAADMLLHIGEACEGNSHPQLPEEDSIQSLVNAIANIGKSLPVTQPQTLQESSWVVPPSQVFDVGEKPDVQNRVVRVGADNLNCLMGLAGESLVQAKCLEGFTDSLLKLKTTQTQLSGLLEGLQELLNKRSGNLIERQIQEQISAMRQTASECQQLLSDRHNELELYSQRSTNLADRLYRQIIATHMSPFGEGGQGFPRMVRDMARQLGKRIKLEIVGKSTLVDRDILERLEAPLTHILRNAIDHGIETPQERLAVNKPETGTIHIEVVHRAGMLLITVSDDGRGIDLELLRQGIVSKNLTTPEMAAKLTEAELMEFLFLPGFSTAKTVTEISGRGVGLDVVFSTVREVGGNLRATSQVGVGTSFYLQLPLTLSVLRTLVVEIAHEPYAFGLARIDQVLMVPKSAIVVSENQPFFMVNDQAVALISAHQVLELPAQLVHTELLPVVIISDRLNRYGVVVDKFIGECSLVVRPLDPRLGKVPNISAAALLDDGSPVLIIDIEDLVRSIAKLLSSGQISQVNHSSQQEITKAYKRVLVVDDSITVREMERKLLENKGYKVEVAVNGMDGWNAIRSSEYNLVITDIDMPRMNGFELTSQIKTHEKLKHIPVIIVSYKDREEDRINGLEAGANYYLTKSSFHDDTLLQAVIDLIGEA from the coding sequence ATGACAAAAGAAATAGATTACAGTCAATTTTCCTTGCTGGATTTATTTAGTATGGAAGTAAAAACCCAGGTTGCTATTTTAAACGATCACCTACTGTCACTGGAAAATCAACCCCAACCCCAGGAAGAATTAGCAGCTTTGATGCGTGCAACCCATTCTATTAAGGGTGCAGCGAGGATTGTACAACTAAATTCCGTCGTCACCTTGGCGCATGGGATGGAAGACTGTTTTGTTGCCGCGCAGGCGGGGGAAATTCAGCTAACGCCTGCGGATATTGATGTGCTACTAGCGGCGGCGGATATGTTGTTACATATAGGTGAGGCTTGTGAGGGTAACTCTCATCCTCAATTGCCAGAGGAAGACAGTATACAATCTTTAGTTAATGCGATCGCTAATATTGGTAAGTCTTTACCTGTTACACAACCACAAACACTACAAGAATCTTCTTGGGTTGTACCTCCATCTCAAGTTTTTGATGTGGGGGAAAAACCAGATGTGCAGAACAGAGTTGTGCGGGTGGGTGCAGACAATCTCAATTGCTTGATGGGACTAGCTGGAGAATCATTAGTTCAAGCTAAGTGCTTGGAAGGTTTCACAGATTCTTTATTGAAATTAAAAACTACGCAAACACAGTTATCTGGCTTATTAGAAGGGTTGCAGGAGCTATTAAATAAACGTTCTGGAAATTTAATAGAACGCCAGATACAAGAACAAATCAGTGCGATGCGGCAAACAGCTAGTGAATGTCAGCAGCTATTAAGCGATCGCCATAATGAATTAGAGTTATATTCTCAGCGTTCTACTAACCTTGCAGACCGCCTCTATCGCCAAATCATCGCCACACACATGAGTCCCTTTGGCGAAGGTGGACAAGGTTTTCCTCGGATGGTGCGGGACATGGCCAGACAATTGGGTAAACGCATCAAACTAGAAATTGTTGGTAAGTCCACCCTCGTAGATAGGGACATTCTCGAACGCCTAGAAGCGCCTTTAACTCACATTCTGCGTAACGCCATAGACCACGGTATTGAGACACCCCAAGAACGTTTAGCTGTAAATAAGCCAGAAACAGGCACAATTCACATAGAAGTTGTCCATCGTGCGGGAATGCTGTTAATTACAGTCTCTGATGATGGTCGAGGGATAGATTTAGAATTGCTGCGTCAGGGAATTGTGAGCAAAAACCTGACTACTCCAGAAATGGCAGCAAAACTCACTGAAGCCGAGTTGATGGAATTTCTATTTTTACCTGGATTTTCCACAGCTAAGACAGTGACAGAAATTTCTGGTCGTGGTGTAGGGTTGGATGTAGTATTCAGTACAGTCCGCGAAGTTGGCGGCAATTTACGAGCGACTTCTCAGGTAGGTGTTGGTACGAGCTTTTACCTACAACTACCCCTCACACTATCAGTATTGCGTACTCTAGTAGTAGAAATTGCTCATGAACCTTACGCTTTTGGTTTAGCACGTATTGATCAGGTGTTGATGGTTCCCAAGTCGGCAATTGTGGTATCTGAAAATCAGCCGTTTTTCATGGTGAACGACCAAGCTGTGGCTTTAATCTCAGCACATCAAGTTTTAGAATTGCCAGCGCAGCTAGTACATACCGAATTACTCCCTGTAGTTATTATTAGCGATCGCCTCAATCGCTATGGTGTAGTTGTTGATAAATTTATTGGTGAGTGCAGTTTAGTCGTCCGTCCCCTCGACCCCCGTTTGGGCAAAGTTCCCAACATCAGCGCCGCCGCCTTACTTGATGATGGTTCGCCAGTACTAATTATCGATATTGAAGATTTAGTTCGTTCCATCGCCAAACTACTTTCTAGTGGACAAATCAGCCAAGTAAATCATTCCTCTCAGCAAGAAATCACCAAAGCTTACAAACGTGTGTTAGTAGTTGATGATTCGATTACAGTCCGCGAAATGGAGCGGAAACTATTAGAAAATAAAGGTTACAAAGTTGAAGTAGCAGTCAATGGTATGGATGGATGGAATGCCATTCGTAGTAGTGAGTACAATTTGGTAATTACAGATATTGATATGCCAAGGATGAATGGTTTTGAACTGACCAGCCAAATCAAAACCCATGAAAAGTTAAAGCATATACCTGTAATTATAGTTTCCTACAAAGACCGGGAGGAAGATAGAATAAATGGCTTAGAAGCAGGCGCAAACTACTACCTGACCAAAAGCAGTTTTCATGATGACACTTTGTTACAAGCAGTCATTGACTTAATTGGAGAGGCGTAG
- a CDS encoding chemotaxis response regulator protein-glutamate methylesterase yields the protein MRIAIVNDMGMAVEVLRRTIANIPDYDVAWVAYDGVEAVTKCAIDTPDLILMDVLMPNMDGVEATKHIMNQSPCAIMMVTASVNRYAGKVFEAMDYGAIDAINTPIEGSTGLLKKISTIAKLIGKSSRPKIANTPNNLPLLMAIGASTGGPQALARIISQFPSNFPAAIVIVQHLDAQFTPSFAAWLNEQTPLSVQIANPGSKLETGKIFLAGKNQHLVLRLNFTLDYVQEPLACSYHPSIDVFFKSAVQNWTGKGVGVLLTGMGRDGAQGLKMMRDAGWHTVAQDRRTCVVYGMPKAAAELNAAVEILPVEAIASACMKSLSAW from the coding sequence ATGAGAATTGCCATTGTCAACGACATGGGTATGGCTGTAGAAGTGCTACGGCGTACCATTGCCAACATCCCAGATTATGATGTGGCCTGGGTGGCTTATGATGGCGTGGAAGCTGTGACCAAGTGTGCAATTGATACGCCTGACTTAATTTTGATGGATGTGCTAATGCCAAATATGGATGGAGTTGAAGCCACAAAGCACATCATGAATCAATCGCCTTGTGCAATTATGATGGTGACTGCCAGCGTTAACCGTTACGCTGGTAAAGTTTTTGAAGCAATGGACTATGGCGCAATAGATGCCATCAATACACCCATTGAGGGTAGTACAGGACTGTTAAAGAAAATCTCTACTATTGCCAAATTAATTGGTAAATCGTCTCGTCCCAAGATAGCAAACACGCCAAATAATTTACCATTGCTGATGGCGATTGGTGCTTCTACAGGTGGCCCTCAAGCTTTAGCTAGAATTATCTCTCAATTTCCCTCAAATTTCCCGGCTGCTATAGTCATCGTCCAACATTTAGATGCTCAATTCACACCTAGTTTTGCTGCTTGGTTAAACGAACAAACTCCTCTATCTGTGCAAATAGCCAACCCTGGTTCCAAGTTAGAAACAGGTAAAATTTTCCTGGCTGGTAAAAATCAGCATCTTGTGCTGCGTCTTAACTTTACCCTTGACTATGTACAAGAACCCTTGGCTTGTTCCTACCATCCATCAATTGATGTCTTCTTTAAAAGCGCGGTTCAAAACTGGACTGGTAAAGGCGTAGGAGTATTGTTAACAGGTATGGGTAGAGATGGCGCTCAAGGGTTGAAAATGATGAGAGATGCTGGTTGGCATACTGTAGCCCAAGATCGCAGAACTTGCGTTGTGTACGGTATGCCCAAAGCGGCGGCAGAATTAAATGCGGCTGTAGAGATTTTACCAGTGGAGGCGATCGCATCAGCTTGTATGAAGTCTTTGTCAGCTTGGTAA
- a CDS encoding ATP-binding protein, translating to MQIETITQSPHPYCLLPNYITDKVPDSILSVGNVDTDKATVMLIDDQLIIGEAVCRIISGASDISFHYISDPTQAIQQAIAISPTVILLDMVMPDMDGIMLLRWFRSHPATRDIPIVMLSGKEEAKLKADAFAEGANDYLIKLPDPIELIARIRYHSKAYNNIKALTNATINAQLQTQKLEHTVRQLQATQVQLVQTEKMSGLGRMVAGLAHELNNPINFINGNFKHINSYIEALVELINLYQQEYPELTDTLQTKIADINLEFILDDIPKVLSSMKLGTERISEIVSSLRNFSRLDQAGKKTVNIHDGIESTLLLLKHRIRQDVQIIREYGELPLIECYPAELNQVFMNILNNAIDAVLEEQDKFKEKQILIKTEIINLQIVKITVIDSGVGIKAEIQNKIFDPFFTTKPVNRGTGLGLSISYQIIQEHQGDIKVKSKLGQGTELTIEIPIHLTKP from the coding sequence ATGCAAATAGAAACTATTACGCAATCCCCACACCCTTACTGTTTATTACCTAATTATATTACTGATAAAGTACCTGACTCTATCTTATCTGTAGGAAATGTAGATACAGATAAAGCCACAGTAATGTTAATTGACGATCAGCTAATAATTGGTGAAGCAGTTTGTCGGATTATCTCTGGTGCGTCAGATATTTCTTTTCATTATATCAGCGATCCAACCCAAGCCATTCAACAGGCGATCGCTATTTCCCCAACCGTAATTTTACTGGATATGGTAATGCCAGATATGGATGGCATTATGCTATTACGTTGGTTTCGTTCTCATCCAGCAACCCGTGATATTCCCATTGTCATGCTATCTGGAAAAGAAGAAGCAAAACTAAAAGCAGATGCCTTTGCTGAAGGTGCAAATGACTATCTAATTAAATTACCCGACCCAATCGAGTTAATTGCTCGTATTCGCTATCACTCTAAAGCCTACAATAATATTAAAGCACTTACCAACGCCACCATCAATGCTCAATTACAAACACAGAAACTAGAGCATACTGTCAGACAATTACAAGCAACGCAAGTACAATTAGTACAGACAGAAAAAATGTCTGGTTTAGGTCGTATGGTTGCAGGTTTAGCTCACGAACTTAACAACCCAATAAATTTCATCAACGGTAACTTCAAACATATCAATAGTTATATTGAAGCTTTAGTAGAGTTAATTAACCTTTATCAGCAAGAGTATCCAGAATTAACAGATACTCTGCAAACAAAAATTGCAGATATTAACCTAGAATTTATCTTGGATGATATTCCTAAAGTCCTCTCATCAATGAAACTCGGAACTGAACGTATCAGTGAAATAGTTTCATCATTACGGAATTTTTCGCGCTTAGACCAAGCTGGCAAAAAAACTGTAAATATTCACGATGGGATCGAAAGCACACTATTGCTTTTAAAACATCGGATCAGGCAAGATGTGCAAATTATTAGAGAGTATGGAGAATTACCTTTAATTGAATGCTACCCAGCAGAACTTAATCAGGTATTTATGAATATTCTCAACAATGCCATTGATGCGGTGCTAGAAGAACAGGATAAATTTAAGGAAAAACAAATTTTAATCAAAACGGAAATCATTAATTTACAGATAGTCAAAATTACTGTTATAGATAGTGGTGTTGGCATTAAGGCAGAAATCCAAAACAAAATATTTGACCCTTTCTTTACCACTAAACCAGTAAATAGAGGAACGGGGTTAGGATTATCAATTAGTTATCAAATAATTCAAGAACACCAAGGCGATATCAAGGTAAAATCTAAACTTGGGCAAGGCACAGAGTTAACTATTGAGATTCCAATACATTTAACTAAACCTTGA
- a CDS encoding DevA family ABC transporter ATP-binding protein produces the protein MVRTNFIVDIKHVNHYFGEQRLKKQILFDINMQIKFGEIVTMTGPSGSGKTTLLTLIGGLRSVQKGNIKFINHELYGANNEQLLQVRRQIGYIFQSHNLLNFLTARENVQIALDLENNISSREACRKAEAMLHTVKLGNRINYYPSQLSGGQKQRVAIARALVRHPKLVLADEPTAALDSKSGRNVVDLMQLLAKEQNCAILMVTHDSRILDISDRIIHIEDGRLIKETG, from the coding sequence ATGGTCAGAACAAATTTTATTGTTGACATCAAACATGTTAACCATTACTTTGGTGAACAAAGGTTGAAAAAGCAAATTTTATTTGATATTAACATGCAAATAAAATTTGGAGAAATTGTTACTATGACTGGCCCATCAGGTTCAGGTAAAACTACTTTACTTACATTAATTGGTGGATTACGTTCTGTGCAGAAGGGAAATATAAAATTTATCAATCACGAGCTTTATGGAGCTAATAATGAGCAGTTACTACAAGTACGTCGGCAGATTGGCTATATTTTTCAATCTCATAATTTACTTAATTTTTTAACTGCTCGTGAAAATGTGCAAATAGCATTGGATTTAGAAAATAATATTTCTTCCAGGGAAGCTTGTAGAAAAGCCGAAGCTATGCTGCATACTGTTAAATTAGGGAATCGAATAAATTACTATCCATCTCAACTATCTGGAGGTCAAAAGCAAAGAGTAGCTATTGCTCGTGCTTTAGTACGGCATCCTAAATTAGTTCTGGCTGATGAACCGACTGCGGCATTAGATAGTAAATCAGGTAGAAATGTTGTTGACCTGATGCAGTTATTAGCCAAGGAGCAAAATTGTGCCATTTTAATGGTTACTCATGATAGTAGAATTTTAGACATATCTGATCGCATCATTCATATAGAAGATGGTAGGCTAATTAAGGAAACTGGCTGA
- the devC gene encoding ABC transporter permease DevC has product MILTIPIGWLQLARQKVRFCVALTGIAFITVLMFIQIGFQDALYTSATQLHKNLQGDLFILSHQYQSLTLNQSFPRWYLYQILGCDGVESVSPLYMQFAKLKNSVNGIKAPIYILAIDPFSNSLKISISQQEFILLQLPNMVLFDKKSRTEFGPIAEEFNQGKTVIVELFNYSSSIGYKVKVAGLFSLGPSFGVDGNLILSTSSFFQIFPERSGKNIDIGLIKLKSNANTQQVLNELSAKLPKDVIVITHQDFIDLEKKYWKSRAPIGFVFQLMVIMVFIVGIVVVYQILYSNIASHLAEYATLKAMGFKNKYLLNIIFNQSLSLSFFGYLPGFILSLFLYDIAEDATNLPVIMSIDKASLVLVFIILMCFASGFICTNKLRSVDPADIF; this is encoded by the coding sequence ATGATTCTAACTATACCTATAGGTTGGTTACAACTCGCTCGGCAAAAAGTTCGTTTTTGCGTAGCGTTGACAGGAATAGCTTTTATTACGGTATTAATGTTTATACAAATTGGTTTTCAAGATGCTTTATACACTAGTGCTACGCAACTACATAAGAACTTACAGGGTGATTTATTTATTCTGAGTCATCAATATCAATCTTTGACTTTAAATCAAAGTTTTCCACGTTGGTATTTATATCAGATATTAGGTTGTGATGGTGTGGAATCAGTTAGTCCGTTATATATGCAGTTCGCCAAATTAAAAAATTCGGTTAATGGAATTAAAGCACCAATATACATTCTAGCTATTGATCCATTTAGCAATAGTTTAAAAATATCTATCTCTCAACAAGAATTTATTCTCTTACAACTACCAAACATGGTTTTATTTGATAAGAAATCCAGGACTGAATTTGGCCCAATAGCTGAAGAGTTTAATCAGGGTAAAACTGTTATTGTCGAGCTATTTAACTATTCTTCATCAATTGGTTATAAGGTAAAAGTTGCTGGTTTATTTAGTCTAGGCCCATCCTTTGGAGTGGATGGAAATTTAATTTTAAGTACTTCTAGTTTTTTTCAAATATTTCCAGAACGTTCAGGAAAAAATATAGATATAGGCTTAATTAAACTAAAATCTAATGCTAACACTCAGCAGGTTTTAAATGAGTTATCAGCTAAATTACCTAAAGATGTAATAGTAATTACGCATCAAGATTTTATTGATTTGGAAAAAAAATACTGGAAATCACGAGCGCCTATAGGTTTTGTATTTCAATTGATGGTGATTATGGTATTCATTGTTGGTATAGTAGTTGTCTATCAAATTCTTTATAGTAATATCGCTAGCCATTTAGCTGAATATGCAACTCTTAAAGCAATGGGTTTTAAAAATAAATATTTGTTAAATATAATTTTTAACCAATCTTTGTCCTTATCTTTTTTCGGTTATCTACCTGGTTTTATCTTATCTCTATTTTTGTATGACATAGCAGAAGATGCGACTAACCTACCAGTTATTATGAGTATAGATAAAGCAAGTTTAGTGCTAGTTTTTATAATCTTAATGTGCTTTGCTTCTGGTTTTATATGTACAAATAAACTGCGTAGTGTAGATCCAGCAGATATTTTTTAA